Proteins from a single region of Lentimicrobium saccharophilum:
- a CDS encoding thioredoxin family protein, whose amino-acid sequence MTKSLFSLFAAALTILTIQPGATAQQAPPAGKKSESIRWISFEEAMKLNKKKPKMVFVDIYTDWCGWCKKMDAETFADPEIAAYINKRYYAVKFNAEQKEAVVFKEQEFINPNPDKSRSTHKLALALLKNEKLYPSYVILDKASDWTFKLKGYLSAADLLPVLKFYGDEHYKKMSWGEFVQSKPK is encoded by the coding sequence ATGACTAAATCCCTGTTCAGTTTATTTGCGGCTGCGCTTACAATTCTGACAATCCAGCCCGGAGCCACAGCGCAGCAAGCTCCTCCGGCAGGCAAAAAGAGTGAATCCATCCGTTGGATCAGTTTCGAAGAAGCCATGAAGCTGAATAAAAAGAAGCCGAAAATGGTCTTTGTGGACATTTACACCGACTGGTGCGGCTGGTGCAAAAAGATGGATGCAGAAACGTTTGCAGATCCTGAGATTGCGGCCTACATCAACAAAAGGTACTACGCAGTCAAATTCAATGCTGAGCAAAAAGAGGCTGTTGTTTTCAAAGAACAGGAATTCATCAATCCCAATCCTGACAAATCCCGCTCAACCCATAAGTTAGCCCTTGCCCTGCTGAAAAACGAAAAACTCTATCCCTCCTACGTTATACTGGACAAAGCGAGCGACTGGACCTTTAAACTCAAAGGTTACCTGTCGGCCGCAGATCTGTTGCCGGTTCTGAAGTTTTACGGGGATGAACATTACAAAAAGATGAGCTGGGGCGAGTTTGTACAATCAAAACCAAAGTGA
- a CDS encoding glycosyltransferase family 2 protein: protein MDKKTAVVILNWNGKSFLEKFLPAVLQYSRQDARVIVADNASSDGSVDFLKARFPEVDIIENPENGGFAKGYNDALAKVDADYFVLLNSDIEVTENWIPPVISLLENNPEVAACQPIIRSYHQPEKFEYAGAAGGFIDAYGYPFCRGRLFQHLEEDLGQYNNAVEVFWATGACMFVRAEVFRQLGGFDADFFAHMEEIDFCWRAKHSGYKIMVCPESRVFHVGGGTLPKQSSFKTYLNMRNNISMLYKNLPGHRLVPVFILRLLLDGIAAFKFLIDGGFADFWAVVRAHMSFYRRFPVHRKKRRSISHEEVSCIYRGNIVVDHFIKRKKKFSALPQHKFSR, encoded by the coding sequence TTGGACAAGAAAACTGCCGTTGTTATACTTAACTGGAATGGGAAAAGTTTCCTGGAGAAATTTCTTCCGGCAGTGTTACAATACAGCAGGCAGGATGCCCGGGTGATTGTGGCCGACAATGCCTCCTCCGACGGATCGGTTGACTTCCTGAAAGCGCGTTTCCCGGAAGTAGACATTATTGAAAACCCTGAAAACGGCGGATTCGCCAAAGGTTACAACGACGCGCTTGCGAAGGTTGACGCCGATTATTTTGTTTTACTGAACTCCGACATTGAAGTCACGGAGAACTGGATACCTCCGGTAATTTCATTGCTTGAGAATAATCCGGAGGTCGCCGCCTGTCAGCCAATTATCCGGTCATACCACCAACCGGAAAAGTTTGAATATGCCGGGGCCGCCGGCGGCTTTATAGATGCCTACGGCTATCCTTTCTGCCGCGGACGCCTTTTTCAGCACCTCGAAGAAGACCTGGGCCAGTACAATAACGCTGTGGAAGTTTTCTGGGCCACCGGCGCCTGTATGTTTGTCAGGGCAGAAGTGTTCAGGCAGCTAGGCGGATTTGACGCCGATTTCTTCGCCCACATGGAGGAAATTGACTTCTGCTGGCGGGCCAAACATTCCGGCTATAAAATTATGGTTTGTCCGGAATCCCGGGTCTTCCACGTCGGCGGCGGAACGCTCCCCAAGCAGTCCTCTTTCAAGACATACCTGAACATGCGGAACAACATTTCGATGTTGTACAAGAACCTGCCCGGTCACCGGCTGGTACCCGTATTTATCCTCAGGCTGCTGCTCGACGGCATCGCTGCATTCAAGTTTCTGATCGACGGCGGTTTTGCCGATTTCTGGGCAGTGGTGCGGGCGCATATGAGCTTCTACCGCAGGTTTCCGGTGCACCGGAAGAAACGGCGCAGCATCTCGCACGAAGAGGTTTCCTGCATTTACCGGGGAAATATTGTGGTTGACCACTTTATCAAGAGAAAGAAGAAATTTTCGGCCCTTCCGCAACACAAATTTTCCCGCTGA
- a CDS encoding serine hydrolase domain-containing protein: protein MKRKIGIGILIIIMAGLAGGAVYINSLLPIITGYAAKNLASAVFVSGRTQEEVEALDLNFSFIRYTNNEVDFEGRQVTSRFLWGKSTAVYREGFGCTLVRGTEPEALSEIKFPVSEAPLFNPDTMPWPLGNMIPDTNTGADLQKLQAVREKLIEKDYYGGHAFAFLVMHKGIPVMEGYRDGINKDTRMLSWSMAKSFTNALTGIMVKEGLLDVYKPAEVPAWQADGRKEITIDDLLRMQSGLEWNEDYGNRSDVTLMLHCESDFGAFAASKPLVHAVGEKWCYSSGSTNIITGLMRKTMGDDERYYRYAWDKLFSRIGMPDAVFETDAAGNQVGSSYIYATPRDYARFALLYLNDGVFNGERILPEGWVDYSVKPVPDSKGAYGASFWLNEDLSLPSAPASMFMCRGHNGQRVFILPDQDLAVVVLGYSPKKTNDMDFDSLLRDVLEAIPGSRAGEMR from the coding sequence ATGAAAAGAAAAATTGGTATTGGAATTCTGATTATTATCATGGCAGGCCTGGCCGGGGGCGCAGTTTATATTAATTCCCTGCTGCCCATCATCACCGGATATGCGGCCAAGAATCTAGCTTCGGCAGTATTTGTTTCAGGCCGGACGCAGGAAGAGGTGGAGGCGCTTGACCTTAATTTTTCGTTTATCAGGTACACAAACAATGAGGTTGATTTTGAAGGACGGCAGGTTACCAGCAGGTTTCTGTGGGGTAAGTCAACTGCCGTTTACAGGGAGGGTTTTGGTTGTACCCTGGTAAGGGGGACAGAACCTGAAGCCCTTTCGGAGATAAAATTTCCCGTTTCAGAAGCGCCGCTGTTTAATCCCGATACTATGCCCTGGCCGTTGGGAAATATGATCCCCGATACCAATACCGGAGCAGATCTCCAAAAATTGCAGGCTGTGAGGGAAAAGCTGATCGAAAAGGATTACTACGGCGGCCATGCCTTTGCATTTTTGGTGATGCATAAAGGAATTCCGGTGATGGAAGGCTACCGGGACGGTATCAATAAAGATACACGAATGCTTTCCTGGTCCATGGCGAAGAGTTTTACCAACGCTTTGACCGGAATTATGGTTAAAGAAGGGCTGCTGGATGTATACAAGCCTGCGGAGGTGCCTGCATGGCAGGCCGACGGCCGGAAGGAGATCACGATCGACGATCTGCTGCGTATGCAGAGCGGCCTTGAGTGGAATGAAGATTACGGAAACCGTTCGGATGTGACGCTGATGCTTCATTGCGAAAGCGATTTCGGTGCCTTTGCCGCCTCCAAACCGCTTGTCCATGCCGTGGGGGAAAAGTGGTGCTATTCCTCAGGTTCTACCAATATCATCACCGGACTGATGCGGAAAACCATGGGAGATGACGAAAGATACTACCGTTATGCCTGGGATAAACTGTTCAGCCGGATCGGGATGCCTGATGCCGTCTTTGAAACGGATGCGGCCGGCAATCAGGTCGGTTCCTCCTATATCTATGCTACTCCCCGCGATTATGCCCGGTTTGCGCTGCTTTACCTTAACGATGGAGTTTTTAACGGCGAACGCATCCTTCCGGAGGGCTGGGTGGATTATTCAGTGAAGCCGGTTCCTGATAGTAAAGGGGCGTATGGCGCTTCATTCTGGCTGAATGAGGACCTTTCTCTGCCATCAGCCCCGGCATCGATGTTTATGTGCCGCGGACACAACGGACAGCGGGTTTTTATACTTCCCGATCAGGACCTGGCGGTGGTTGTGCTGGGCTATTCGCCGAAGAAGACGAATGATATGGATTTTGATTCGCTCCTCCGGGATGTGCTGGAGGCCATCCCCGGCAGCAGGGCAGGGGAGATGCGGTAA
- the sugE gene encoding quaternary ammonium compound efflux SMR transporter SugE → MAWIILIIAGIFETVWAVSLKYSEGFSRLWPSVITVVAMAISLYLLALSLKTLPLGTAYAVWTGIGALGAVIYGILAMGESRELLKILFVMMILGGIIGLRATAGKASASEKTEQGQPIGSKTETSDHPGGAR, encoded by the coding sequence ATGGCCTGGATTATCCTGATCATAGCCGGAATTTTCGAAACCGTATGGGCCGTTTCGCTGAAGTATTCAGAAGGATTTAGCCGACTGTGGCCCTCGGTGATCACGGTGGTGGCCATGGCCATCAGCCTTTACCTGCTGGCGCTTTCGCTTAAAACCTTGCCGCTGGGCACCGCTTACGCCGTATGGACCGGCATCGGGGCATTGGGCGCGGTGATCTACGGCATCCTCGCCATGGGAGAATCCAGGGAATTGCTGAAAATATTATTTGTGATGATGATCCTGGGCGGGATTATCGGCCTGAGGGCAACCGCCGGAAAAGCTTCAGCGTCCGAGAAGACTGAGCAGGGCCAACCGATAGGAAGCAAGACCGAAACCAGCGATCACCCCGGCGGCGCCCGCTGA
- a CDS encoding heavy-metal-associated domain-containing protein, producing MKKEKNFSKVMLVLLAALISGYVAAQEPKNTQIEIRVSSQCSMCKETIERTLAFEKGVVKANLDLETDVVTVVYKAARTTPEKIREAISKAGYDADDVAADPKAYNDLPDCCKKPEDQQYDHSGHKH from the coding sequence ATGAAAAAAGAGAAAAATTTCAGCAAGGTGATGCTGGTACTGCTTGCAGCATTGATCTCAGGTTACGTTGCTGCACAGGAACCGAAAAACACTCAGATAGAAATCAGGGTTTCATCCCAGTGCAGTATGTGTAAAGAAACCATCGAACGAACCCTCGCCTTTGAGAAAGGGGTGGTAAAGGCAAATCTGGACCTGGAAACGGATGTGGTAACGGTGGTTTACAAGGCCGCCCGGACAACGCCTGAAAAGATCAGGGAAGCCATCTCCAAAGCCGGATATGATGCGGACGACGTTGCCGCGGATCCCAAAGCATACAATGATTTGCCTGATTGCTGCAAGAAGCCTGAAGATCAGCAATACGATCATTCAGGGCATAAGCACTGA
- a CDS encoding YhdH/YhfP family quinone oxidoreductase, with amino-acid sequence MVIPETFKAIRAEENSSGNIRPLLKEVSLDSLPAHEVLIRVEYSSLNYKDALSATGNRGVTRNYPHTPGIDACGTVVYSADQSFKKGDLVLVCGYDLGMNTPGGFGQYIQVPAAWVMPLPEGLGMRESMMLGTAGFTAALALYKMEMNGQRPGNGPVLVTGAGGGLGSLAINILSRTGYEVIAATGKTSAHEYFKSIGAAQVIDREQVNDHSGKLLLRQRWAGVIDTVGGNILSTAIRACQAHGNVAVCGNAASFELSVNVYPFILNGVNLLGIDSATCPMELRKQVWKKLADEWRPEALDQISLGISLEALPKHIHLLLEGKIRGRVYINLKD; translated from the coding sequence ATGGTAATTCCCGAAACTTTCAAAGCCATCCGGGCTGAAGAAAATTCTTCAGGCAATATCAGGCCTTTGCTGAAAGAAGTGTCACTGGATTCCCTGCCTGCCCACGAAGTGCTGATCAGGGTGGAATATTCATCATTAAATTACAAAGACGCACTTTCGGCAACCGGTAACCGCGGGGTTACCCGCAACTACCCGCATACGCCCGGTATAGATGCCTGCGGTACTGTGGTTTACTCAGCGGATCAATCATTTAAAAAAGGGGATCTGGTGCTGGTATGCGGCTATGATCTGGGCATGAATACGCCCGGGGGCTTCGGTCAGTACATACAGGTACCTGCAGCCTGGGTGATGCCCCTTCCGGAGGGCCTTGGTATGCGCGAGAGCATGATGCTGGGCACGGCGGGCTTCACTGCCGCACTGGCATTGTATAAAATGGAAATGAACGGACAAAGGCCGGGCAATGGGCCGGTACTGGTAACAGGTGCAGGCGGAGGACTCGGAAGCCTCGCCATAAATATCCTGTCCAGGACAGGATATGAGGTGATTGCAGCCACGGGCAAAACTTCAGCACACGAATATTTTAAATCAATCGGCGCCGCTCAGGTCATTGACAGGGAACAGGTGAACGACCATAGCGGGAAACTGCTCCTCCGTCAGCGCTGGGCAGGGGTTATCGACACGGTGGGCGGCAACATCCTTTCCACTGCCATCAGGGCATGCCAGGCGCACGGCAATGTGGCCGTATGCGGCAACGCAGCTTCATTCGAGTTGTCTGTTAATGTTTATCCTTTTATCCTAAACGGGGTGAATCTGCTGGGCATTGATTCAGCCACCTGTCCCATGGAGCTGAGAAAACAGGTGTGGAAAAAGCTGGCCGATGAGTGGCGTCCGGAAGCCCTTGACCAGATCAGCCTTGGAATCAGCCTGGAAGCGTTGCCCAAACACATTCACCTGCTGCTCGAAGGAAAAATCAGGGGCAGGGTGTACATTAACTTAAAAGATTGA
- a CDS encoding nuclear transport factor 2 family protein — translation MKKIRIIPVILLLLASACNRNEQPVCDVAAEKDAIKLALQKYVIANEAKNISMIEELWANDSAVLSLGTERRDIIRGFEAVKQTFASQFERFEDTFIAARDLDIYVHPSCESGWFSEILQYNYTIGDKSYEYSDLRFSGFLEKRDGKWVIIHTHLSAPADNNNR, via the coding sequence ATGAAAAAAATCAGGATAATCCCGGTAATTCTGCTTTTACTGGCTTCGGCCTGTAACAGAAACGAGCAACCCGTTTGCGATGTTGCCGCTGAAAAAGATGCGATTAAACTGGCTCTTCAGAAGTATGTGATCGCAAACGAAGCAAAGAACATATCCATGATTGAAGAATTGTGGGCCAATGATTCAGCGGTTCTCAGCCTGGGCACCGAGAGGCGCGATATCATCAGGGGCTTTGAAGCTGTTAAACAAACTTTCGCTTCACAGTTCGAAAGATTTGAGGATACCTTTATCGCTGCACGTGACCTTGACATATACGTGCATCCCTCCTGCGAATCAGGCTGGTTTTCCGAAATACTGCAATACAACTATACCATAGGCGACAAATCCTACGAGTACAGCGACCTCCGTTTCTCCGGTTTCCTCGAAAAAAGAGACGGAAAATGGGTGATTATTCATACCCATTTATCCGCCCCGGCTGATAATAATAACAGGTAA
- a CDS encoding TonB-dependent receptor — protein sequence MKLRLLPALLVLLPFLSMAQLTLKGRVIDEQTASPLQGAHLRLNNRLVKTTTDAKGMFEINDLKAGSYKLKVTFLGYRVWEAYFELEASKSMLISLEQAPVLTQETIITATRAGDKTPVTYQNLSGKEISKNNQGRDIPSLLEQMPATVVTSDAGTGIGYTGIRIRGTDMNRINITVNGIPLNDAESHSVFWVNMPDFASSTGSLQVQRGVGTSTNGAAAFGASINLLTEAPAPEAYGEVSSAAGSFNTFRNTVQAGTGLMKGKWAVDARLSKLSSDGYIDRAFSDLKSFYVSGGYFGANTILKVNVFSGKEITYQAWDGIPSDILKTNRTYNGIGYYKDYLGNEHFYENETDNYQQDHYQIMLSQRLGGNLTGNIALHYTRGFGYYEQFKDDEDLTDYLVAPVPVPGNDTLLITQSDLIRRKYLDNDFYGFTWSVNYEKQKLSLTAGGSGNRYEGLHFGEIIWAEFAGTAGYNHRWYEGTGDKKDLNFFVKSIYQAGSRLSLYGDLQLRGIQYALDGRDDDQRDITQSHDFLFFNPKAGIHYALNQYGSIYAGFAVANREPNRDNYTDADPSKPAPVAETLFDYELGYNYHKNNLKFTANLYYMHYRDQLVLTGAINDVGAPVMTNVPLSFRTGLEISSQYMLTENLQASANLTVSSNKIKNFTEYVDDWDNWGSQIENSIGSTDIAFSPDMVAGAAINWAIIKNFDLMINGKYVSRQYIDNTSSPDRSLDPYFVSNLRLGYTVKPAFVRQIEFSLNINNLFNAEYETNAWIYRYYSEGTYGVLDGFFPQAGINFMAGLTLKL from the coding sequence ATGAAATTACGCTTACTGCCGGCTTTGCTGGTATTGCTGCCATTTTTATCCATGGCACAGTTAACCCTGAAAGGAAGGGTGATTGACGAACAGACGGCTTCGCCCCTGCAGGGCGCCCACCTCAGGCTGAACAACCGCCTGGTGAAAACCACCACGGATGCAAAAGGCATGTTTGAAATCAACGACCTGAAAGCCGGTTCCTACAAACTGAAGGTCACTTTTCTGGGATACAGGGTCTGGGAGGCCTATTTTGAGCTGGAAGCCAGTAAATCGATGCTGATTTCCCTTGAACAGGCCCCGGTACTGACCCAGGAAACCATTATCACCGCCACCCGGGCCGGAGACAAAACCCCGGTCACTTATCAGAACTTGTCGGGTAAAGAGATATCAAAAAACAACCAGGGGCGCGACATCCCCTCCCTGCTGGAGCAGATGCCGGCAACGGTGGTCACTTCGGATGCCGGCACCGGCATCGGGTACACCGGCATACGCATCCGGGGAACCGATATGAACCGCATCAATATCACCGTGAACGGCATTCCGCTCAACGACGCGGAATCGCACAGCGTATTCTGGGTAAATATGCCTGACTTTGCTTCCTCTACCGGAAGCCTGCAGGTGCAACGGGGTGTAGGGACAAGCACCAACGGCGCCGCCGCCTTCGGGGCAAGCATCAACCTGCTGACGGAAGCGCCCGCTCCTGAAGCCTATGGCGAAGTCAGCAGCGCGGCCGGGTCCTTCAACACCTTCCGGAATACCGTTCAGGCAGGCACCGGGCTGATGAAAGGCAAGTGGGCAGTGGATGCCCGCTTGTCAAAGTTAAGCTCCGATGGCTACATCGACAGGGCATTCTCCGACCTCAAATCATTTTACGTTTCAGGCGGTTATTTCGGCGCCAATACCATCCTGAAGGTCAATGTCTTTTCAGGGAAAGAAATTACCTATCAGGCATGGGACGGCATCCCCTCCGATATCCTTAAAACCAACCGCACCTACAATGGCATCGGATACTATAAGGATTACCTCGGAAATGAACACTTTTACGAAAACGAAACGGACAATTATCAGCAGGACCATTACCAGATTATGCTTTCGCAGCGGCTGGGCGGGAACCTGACCGGCAACATCGCCCTGCACTACACCCGGGGCTTCGGCTACTATGAGCAGTTCAAGGACGACGAAGACCTCACGGATTACCTTGTCGCCCCCGTTCCTGTGCCTGGAAACGACACCCTATTGATCACACAGAGCGACCTGATCCGGCGCAAGTACCTCGACAATGACTTTTATGGTTTTACATGGTCGGTCAATTATGAAAAGCAAAAACTCAGCCTGACCGCCGGCGGCTCAGGAAACCGTTACGAAGGGCTGCACTTCGGTGAAATCATCTGGGCCGAATTCGCCGGGACTGCCGGTTATAATCACCGCTGGTACGAGGGCACCGGCGACAAAAAAGACCTGAACTTCTTTGTAAAGTCCATCTACCAGGCCGGAAGCAGGCTCAGCCTTTACGGCGATCTCCAGCTCAGGGGCATTCAGTATGCCCTTGACGGACGCGATGATGACCAGCGCGATATTACACAAAGCCATGACTTTTTGTTTTTCAACCCCAAAGCAGGCATCCATTACGCGCTGAACCAATACGGCAGCATTTACGCCGGATTTGCAGTCGCCAACCGCGAACCCAACCGCGACAACTATACCGATGCGGATCCGTCGAAACCTGCGCCGGTGGCTGAAACGCTGTTTGACTATGAGCTGGGGTATAATTACCATAAGAACAACCTGAAATTCACGGCTAACCTCTACTACATGCATTACCGCGACCAGTTGGTGCTGACCGGCGCCATCAACGACGTGGGCGCCCCGGTGATGACCAATGTACCGTTATCTTTCCGCACCGGGCTTGAAATCAGCTCACAATACATGCTGACTGAAAATCTTCAGGCAAGTGCCAACCTGACCGTAAGCAGCAATAAAATAAAAAACTTCACGGAATACGTGGATGACTGGGACAACTGGGGTTCTCAGATTGAAAACAGTATAGGCTCCACCGACATCGCGTTCTCACCGGACATGGTGGCAGGTGCAGCAATAAACTGGGCGATCATTAAGAATTTCGACCTGATGATCAACGGCAAATACGTGTCACGGCAGTATATTGACAATACCTCATCCCCCGACCGCAGCCTTGACCCTTATTTTGTCAGCAACCTGAGGCTGGGCTATACAGTAAAACCGGCATTTGTCCGCCAGATCGAATTCAGCCTGAACATAAACAACCTGTTCAATGCCGAATACGAAACCAACGCCTGGATTTACAGGTATTACAGTGAAGGAACGTATGGGGTGCTGGACGGATTTTTCCCCCAGGCCGGCATCAATTTTATGGCCGGACTGACGCTTAAATTATAG
- a CDS encoding type II 3-dehydroquinate dehydratase: MKICIINGPNLNLTGIREPGFYGDKSFETFIPELRAEFPGTEIEYFQSNVEGEIINKLQEAGFGADGIILNAGGYTHTSVAIGDAVKAVHAPVVEVHMSNVFAREEFRQRSYISAGAAGVIAGFGLASYRLALLSLLGR, from the coding sequence ATGAAAATCTGCATCATCAACGGGCCAAACCTTAACCTGACCGGAATACGGGAGCCGGGGTTCTATGGCGATAAAAGTTTTGAAACCTTTATCCCTGAACTCCGGGCGGAATTTCCCGGTACCGAGATTGAATATTTCCAGAGCAATGTGGAGGGGGAGATCATCAACAAGCTGCAGGAGGCGGGTTTCGGCGCGGATGGCATTATCCTGAACGCCGGCGGGTATACCCATACTTCCGTGGCGATCGGGGATGCCGTGAAGGCCGTTCATGCGCCGGTGGTTGAGGTGCACATGAGCAATGTGTTTGCAAGGGAAGAGTTCAGGCAGCGCTCTTATATTTCAGCGGGCGCCGCCGGGGTGATCGCTGGTTTCGGTCTTGCTTCCTATCGGTTGGCCCTGCTCAGTCTTCTCGGACGCTGA
- the smpB gene encoding SsrA-binding protein SmpB — protein sequence MAGIAIKNKKAGFEYYLTEEFTAGIVLTGTEIKSVREGKANLTDAYCAFEGDELFVKNMHISEYKFGTYSNHDPKRDRKLLLNRRELRKIIAKTREKGLTIIPTLLYINDKGLAKLNIAIAKGKKLYDKRESLKTKDTKREIDRHRDI from the coding sequence ATGGCAGGCATCGCTATCAAAAATAAAAAAGCAGGATTTGAATACTATCTTACCGAGGAGTTCACGGCCGGTATTGTGCTGACCGGTACTGAAATCAAGTCGGTACGCGAAGGCAAGGCCAACCTCACGGATGCATACTGCGCGTTTGAGGGAGATGAGTTGTTCGTGAAGAATATGCATATCAGCGAATACAAGTTCGGCACCTATTCCAATCACGATCCCAAACGCGACCGTAAACTGCTGCTCAACCGCCGTGAACTAAGGAAAATCATTGCCAAAACGCGGGAGAAGGGACTGACCATAATTCCTACCCTGTTGTATATTAACGACAAAGGCCTGGCAAAGCTGAATATCGCCATCGCAAAAGGGAAAAAGCTTTACGACAAGCGCGAATCCCTGAAAACAAAAGACACAAAGCGCGAAATTGACCGGCACAGGGATATATAG